TCAGCCGAATAATTGAAGCCGAATGAAACGCTCTTTCCCTTTTCTATAGTTCCGTTGTAGTTCTCGTTCTTGACCGTCATTGTGTTTCCCGAAATGCTGAATATTCCGTTCCACTGCGACATCAGCTTTGTGTTGCCGGGGACGGTTACCTTTGCCGTCCAGCTGTTCACCGTATCGCCGTTATTGGTTATAACAATCTCATAACCTCCGCACTTCTTACCGCCTTCTTCCCAGCTGCTCGACTTCTTCCACTGAACAGTGAAATTGCTTGCAGATGAAGCAGGCTTGCTCTGGCCGTTGTTTTTAGTGTCGGCAGTTGACGGTGCCTTTGTTGTATCGACAGGCTTCTCGGTATTCTCTGCCTTTGATGTATTTTCCTGCTTTGAAGTATTATTTTCTTCCTGTTCGGAGGTATCGGAAGATGTGTCGCTCTCTGTTACTGAGCTGTCAACGGAAGTAACCTCGGAATTTTCATCAACACTGCTCGTATCCTCAACATACGATACATTGCTTTCGGTCGCCGAATTGCTTCCGACAGACGATAATACACCGCTGTCCTGCGCCGCACAGCCTGCAAGCATAGCCGCCGCAATAAACGCAGCTATCGCACGTCTGATTATAGATTTTTTCATATTTCCTCTTTCGGTCGTGATATTAAAACAGCCCTCACGAATGAGGGCTGTCGTTATTCGTTAATCTTTTTAAGATTACTTTCTCTTCTTAGCAACTACTACTGCACCTGTTGCGAGGAGTGCAACACCTGCAACTGCTGCAACGCCTTCAACACCTGTGTTTGTGTTGGGCTTTGTAGAATCGCCTGCTGTGGGAGCTGTTGTGTCAGCGGGAGCTGTTGTATCAGCGGGAGCTGTTGTATCAGCAGGCTGCTGAGCGTCAAGACCTGAAACTGTAAATTCAATCTCTAAAGACTTTGTGGGGTATGCACCGTTATAACCATCTTTCTTAAGAGCATCGTTCCAGATGTTAGCGAACAGAACCTTTGTATGACCTGACTTCTTACCGTCTTCTGTATCAATGATAGGATCAGCAACTTCTGATGTTACTGTACCGTCAACGATAATCTTGCAGTCAGAGAACTTAGCGATAGATTCACCGTCTTCGCCTGCGTCCTTGTTGAAAGGAATATCTGTTGAAACGAACAGAAGGTTGAATGCAGATGCACTGTCAAGTGCCCAGTCAAAGTCAGTAATACCAACCTTGTATGTGCCGTCCTTGTCGATCTGTACATCTGTGTATGTAGCAGGAATAACATAGCCGCCACTACCATCCGGCATATCATCATCGAATTTGTCTTCATACTGAGGGAATGTTTCAGGGTCGTTACCGCCCCATACGATTACGCTGTTGAAGTACTTGCCGTCTGCAACGTCCTTACCATATGAAGCGTCATCAAAAGAGTTTCTGAATGAGTAGGGTGCTGTCTGGAAACCGATATAAGCATTATAAGTTTCTGCTGCTGCGCCTACTGTAAGTGTGCCTGCTACTGCCATTGCAGCTGCTGCACCGATGAATCTTTTCATCTTCATTTTAATTACCTCCAAACAAATTGTATATGTTTCATTCTTATGAGTGTTGTTAAAAGTTTACAACATCCTCAATAAATTAATTATAACCTCTGCCCACCAAAAAATCAATATGCATTTTTCACACATTTACCACATAACTTTGAGTTATTTTGTACAATCAGGTTATCAAGTTATAACGCAGACCATTCTCGATTGTCACCCATTTGTGCAGTTTGGTTGACACAAAGCGCTGTCGGTGGTATTCTGTTAAAGTCGTTTGACAAAATGGAAAGGAAACAAAAAATATGAACAGACAGAAAATCACAACAATCGTACTTTGTGCGCTCTTTGCGGCAATTACGGCAGTACTTTCGCAGATAGCGATACCGATGCCCTCCGGCGTACCGGTTACATTACAGACCTTTGCAATAGCCCTCTGCGGCTTTTATCTCTGCACGGCAAGAGCAACCGTTTCAACGGTCGTTTATGTTCTGCTCGGTGCGGTAGGCGTTCCCGTATTCAGCGGCTTCAAGGGCGGAATCGCTTCAATAGTAGGTCCTACGGGCGGATTTATAATCGGCTTTATCGCTATGGCGGCCATCAGCGGAATCGCATTCAGAAATATGCCCGAAAAGTTCCGTATACCGCTTAGAATAGCAATGGGCATCTTAGGCGTTGCCGCTTGCCATATCTGCGGATTTGTACAGTACGCTCTCGTTGCAGGCAAGGATCTGTTATCCAGCTTCCTGCTCGTATCCGCTCCCTATCTTATAAAGGATATAGCAAGCGTGGTTCTCGCATACTTTGCCGCTCTCGCAATTTCAAAGGCTCTGAAAAGAACAGGCTTTGCTCCAAGCGAACAGGCGTAATTGCAATATATTTATAAACATTAAAGGCAGTGCCGAGCGGCGCTGTCTTTTTGTTTTTTATAGTGCAAACCGCTTTTCCCAAAACTTCAGCCGATTCTACAAAAGTATGAGATTCTGTTCTCAAGTCTTATTCACCCAACCGCCAACTGCCAGAACGGCGGAATTTACAGTGACTTTCAGCCACCCACCCTGCTTTGACTTTTCTTCTGTTAAGTGCTATACTCTATAAATAGAAAGACAAAACACGGAGATACTATAAATGGATAACAAATACGAAGAACGGCTCGGCACAGCCTCGATGCTGCCTCTCATACTTAAAATGGCACTGCCGGGCTTTGCGGCACAGCTTATAAACCTGCTGTACAGCATAGTTGACAGGGTCTTCATCGGACACATAGAACTTATCGGCACAGATGCGCTGGCAGGTATCGGTGTTACAAGTTCGATAATCATTCTTATCTCGGCATTTTCACAGATAGTCGGCGGTGGCGGCGCACCGCTCGCCTCAATAGCGCTCGGCAAGGGCGACCGTGAAAGAGCGCACAGGATACTCGGCAACGGCTTTTCACTGCTCGTGCTGTTTACTGTAGTAACATCGGGCATAACCTACATCTTTATGGAGCCCCTGCTCCGCCTTATCGGCGCAAGCGACGCTACTATCGGCTATGCCACAGACTACCTCTCGGTATACCTTACAGGCACGCTGTTCGTAATGTTCGCAACCGGACTTAATTCGTTCATAAATGCACAGGGCAGACCCGGAATTTCAATGATAGCCGTAATAATCGGCGCAATCCTCAACATAGGCCTTGATCCGCTTTTTATCTATGTGTTCGGTATGGGCGTAACGGGCGCCGCTCTCGCAACGGTAATATCACAGGCTGTAAGTGCCTTTGTAATAGTCGGCTTTCTTGTATCCGACAAAGCGACTTTGAAAATAAAGCCGAAATATCTTAAGCC
This window of the [Eubacterium] siraeum genome carries:
- a CDS encoding MATE family efflux transporter, whose product is MDNKYEERLGTASMLPLILKMALPGFAAQLINLLYSIVDRVFIGHIELIGTDALAGIGVTSSIIILISAFSQIVGGGGAPLASIALGKGDRERAHRILGNGFSLLVLFTVVTSGITYIFMEPLLRLIGASDATIGYATDYLSVYLTGTLFVMFATGLNSFINAQGRPGISMIAVIIGAILNIGLDPLFIYVFGMGVTGAALATVISQAVSAFVIVGFLVSDKATLKIKPKYLKPDIKIIGSLFALGIAPFIMASTESLVGFVLNGSLSAYGDIYVSTLTVMQSAMQFAAVPLSGFAQGFVPIVSYNYGKGNTDRVRLCFKYSVIIMFSFFALTNLFMITFPEFVAGMFTDDTALIKTVGRMMPLFLTGMTIFGLQRTCQNMFVALGQAKISLFIALLRKVILLIPLALILPNFLGVKGVYLAESVADATSAICCTVIFTLTFRKILKKREQT
- a CDS encoding biotin transporter BioY, giving the protein MNRQKITTIVLCALFAAITAVLSQIAIPMPSGVPVTLQTFAIALCGFYLCTARATVSTVVYVLLGAVGVPVFSGFKGGIASIVGPTGGFIIGFIAMAAISGIAFRNMPEKFRIPLRIAMGILGVAACHICGFVQYALVAGKDLLSSFLLVSAPYLIKDIASVVLAYFAALAISKALKRTGFAPSEQA